In one Culex quinquefasciatus strain JHB chromosome 2, VPISU_Cqui_1.0_pri_paternal, whole genome shotgun sequence genomic region, the following are encoded:
- the LOC6041307 gene encoding short neuropeptide F — MYRINFTTLSLLLVLGMNGLMSEPTKNADGSIKGLYEYLLQREYAAPVSYADHQIKRKAVRSPSLRLRFGRRSDPDMPVQPEEEDSMPPARTIRAPQLRLRFGRSDPLWASSADSAAAAAAILEDKRAPSQRLRWGRSQPGTFNENALREAVLARGDDLNRDPTLRLRWGRESGEDDEFDSDSDNVADRLYREATGMDRFAEDKRAPSQRLRWGRSDPLLSNYNSMQEDKRAPSQRLRWGRSDPMLSNDDTFLDEEKRAPSQRLRWGRSGGMFPTSDVMQQKTIRAPQLRLRFGRSDPSWAGFNEHRPDGENESTVSTERAVDSEEHTAASEETGSSNMDEK; from the exons ATGTACCGAATAAATTTCACAACGCTGAGTTTGCTCCTGGTGCTGGGGATGAATGGACTCATGTCGGAACCTACAAAAAACGCTGACG GATCCATAAAAGGCTTGTACGAATATTTGCTACAACGAGAGTATGCCGCCCCAGTTTCGTATGCAGACCATCAAATTAAACGAAAGGCTGTCCGCTCGCCCTCGCTGCGGTTGCGATTTGGCCGGCGAAGTGATCCCGACATGCCCGTGCAGCCCGAG GAAGAGGACAGCATGCCACCTGCACGGACGATCCGCGCTCCCCAGCTGCGGTTACGATTTGGCCGCAGCGATCCGTTGTGGGCATCGTCCGCGGACAGTGCCGCAGCCGCTGCCGCCATCCTCGAGGACAAGCGTGCCCCGTCACAACGGCTTCGGTGGGGTCGCTCCCAGCCTGGAACGTTCAACGAGAATGCCCTCCGGGAAGCCGTTCTCGCCCGAGGAGACGACCTGAACCGTGATCCCACGTTACGGCTTCGGTGGGGCCGCGAAAGCGGTGAAGATGATGAGTTCGATTCCGACTCTGATAACGTTGCTGACAGGCTGTACCGAGAGGCCACGGGAATGGACAGGTTCGCGGAAGATAAGCGAGCTCCATCGCAACGGTTACGCTGGGGTCGTTCCGATCCTCTG CTTTCTAATTACAACTCGATGCAAGAAGATAAAAGGGCTCCCTCGCAACGACTTCGCTGGGGACGATCTGATCCAATG ttGTCCAACGATGACACTTTCCTGGACGAAGAGAAACGGGCCCCCTCGCAACGTCTTCGTTGGGGTCGATCTGGTGGTATG TTCCCCACCAGTGATGTGATGCAGCAAAAGACCATTCGGGCACCCCAACTGCGGCTACGGTTTGGCAGGAGCGATCCATCGTGGGCCGGCTTCAACGAGCATCGTCCCGACGGAGAGAACGAATCAACGGTCTCGACCGAGCGGGCAGTCGATTCGGAGGAG cACACGGCAGCATCCGAGGAAACCGGATCATCAAACATGGACGAGAAATAA